From the Sebastes umbrosus isolate fSebUmb1 chromosome 2, fSebUmb1.pri, whole genome shotgun sequence genome, one window contains:
- the rrad gene encoding GTP-binding protein RAD: protein MIRLKHKARFQLQQLFKPRIIGSPSLDLISSTESSVQATMTLNKGDKLRNMDKRRGSMPFPMNLPNLHRRSMPVDDRDLRATMPQTGQTDELSNLLRCTSYSPSEQHRGSCASDSSDSVISSGSDTESQLYKVVLLGEHGVGKSSLARVFGGVEDVGHDCDEAGNTYDRSILVDEEESSIVLYDIWEQDNSQWLKEQCMKMGDAYIIVYSVTDKSSFEKASELRIQLRRARQSENIPIILVGNKSDLVRSREVSVDEGSACAVVFDCKFIETSASLHHNVHDLFEGIIRQIRLRKDSKEENARRMANCRRRESIGKKAKRFLGRMVARKNKKMAFRQKSKSCHDLTVL, encoded by the exons ATGATCAGACTCAAACACAAAGCGCGTTTTCAGCTACAACAACTCTTCAAACCAAGGATTATTGGATCTCCTTCGTTGGATTTAATCTCCAGCACCGA ATCCTCGGTACAAGCAACAATGACTCTGAACAAGGGTGACAAATTGCGGAACATggacaagaggagaggaagcatGCCGTTCCCCATGAACCTCCCAAACCTCCACCGGAGGAGCATGCCCGTGGACGACCGGGACCTGCGCGCCACGATGCCACAGACTGGTCAAACCGATGAGTTGTCCAACCTGCTGCGCTGCACCTCCTACTCACCGAGCGAGCAGCACCGAGGCAGCTGCGCGTCCGACTCCTCCGACTCTGTGATCTCCTCCGGCAGCGACACGGAGTCCCAGCTCTACAAGGTGGTCCTCCTCGGAGAGCACGGTGTCGGAAAGTCCAGCCTGGCGCGTGTCTTTGGAGGGGTCGAGGATGTCGGTCACGACTGCGATGAAGCAG gAAACACTTATGACAGATCTATCTTGGTGGATGAAGAAGAGTCCTCCATCGTGTTGTATGACATCTGGGAACAG GATAACAGCCAGTGGCTAAAGGAGCAGTGCATGAAGATGGGAGACGCCTACATCATTGTGTATTCGGTGACAGACAAATCAAGCTTTGAGAAGGCGTCGGAGCTGCGTATTCAGCTGCGCCGGGCCAGGCAGTCGGAGAACATTCCCATAATCCTTGTGGGCAACAAGAGCGACCTGGTGCGGTCCAGAGAGGTGTCTGTAGATG AGGGAAGCGCCTGTGCAGTGGTATTCGACTGCAAGTTCATCGAGACGTCTGCGTCCCTCCACCACAATGTGCATGACCTATTTGAGGGCATCATCAGACAGATCCGCTTGAGGAAAGACAGCAAAGAGGAGAACGCACGGCGCATGGCCAACTGCCGGCGTAGAGAGAGCATCGGCAAAAAGGCCAAGAGGTTCCTGGGCCGCATGGTCGCACGCAAGAACAAGAAAATGGCTTTCAGGCAGAAGTCAAAGTCCTGTCATGACCTTACAGTTCTCTGA
- the LOC119476727 gene encoding ATP synthase F(0) complex subunit C3, mitochondrial-like, translating into MYACAKFVSTPSLVRAGSRVLYRPLSAAVVSDARKAETASLLAPQSIAASQLQVAVRAFQTSAVSRDIDTAAKFIGAGAATVGVAGSGAGIGTVFGSLIIGYARNPSLKQQLFSYAILGFALSEAMGLFCLMVAFLILFAM; encoded by the exons ATGTATGCCTGTGCTAAGTTCGTCTCCACGCCCTCTCTG GTCCGTGCTGGATCTCGGGTGCTGTACAGACCACTGTCAGCAGCAGTAGTCTCAGATGCCAGGAAAGCAGAG ACTGCTTCTCTCCTGGCACCACAGAGCATTGCAGCCTCCCAGCTGCAGGTGGCAGTGCGGGCGTTCCAGACTAGCGCTGTGAGCCGTGACATCGACACCGCTGCAAAGTTCATCGGAGCCGGAGCTGCCACGGTGGGAGTGGCTGGATCTGGAGCTGGAATTGGAACAGTGTTCGGTAGCCTTATTATCGGATACGCCAG GAACCCCTCTCTGAAGCAGCAGCTGTTCTCGTACGCCATCTTGGGCTTCGCTCTGTCTGAAGCTATGGGTCTTTTCTGTCTGATGGTTGCATTCCTCATTCTGTTTGCCATGTAA